A genome region from Arachis duranensis cultivar V14167 chromosome 6, aradu.V14167.gnm2.J7QH, whole genome shotgun sequence includes the following:
- the LOC107493972 gene encoding replication protein A 14 kDa subunit B, producing the protein MDTSNPAVFVNAELLQFYVGRRVRAVMQVVRSEGGVVIGKSTDEKQLVVKGPPPPAPLTNFVEVIGIVDNDRSIRAEIWTNFGNVIDMFSYNKLCQLANGEFKHLFV; encoded by the exons ATGGACACATCAAATCCTGCAGTTTTTGTCAATGCAGAACTCTTGCAGTTTTATGTTGGAAGGAGGGTTCGGGCTGTGATGCAGGTTGTGCGATCCGAGGGGGGCGTTGTCATTGGAAAATCAACAGATGAGAAGCAGCTAGTTGTGAAAGGACCACCCCCACCTGCACCTCTTACAAATTTTGTTGAAGTTATTGGCATTGTTGACAATGATAGATCCATTCGAGCTGAGATATGGACCAATTTTGGCAATGTGATTG ATATGTTCAGCTACAATAAGCTTTGTCAGCTTGCAAATGGAGAATTTAAGCACTTGTTTGTGTGA